The DNA window acgctcaTTTTCCTGAGCTTTATCCactaactgcatcatcatctgacgaatctcagagagctgagcctccgtttgattcggagtggcttgctgctgaggattctcggtgactggAAGCCCGGGAGCTGTTCCACCtgatgatctcgggttagtaACTCCAGTGgcagtctggctcgttcgagcgttaGCCGGAAGCTGTTgtccagatcggtggtcgccacgtcgagtCTCCGGAGTTACAAGACTGGAGCCtccatcgttcggtgagccatcgctctgaatcgggaggttaaggtcagacggattcgttgtctgatcggtaggattcatcctcaagttagagtaagagATTCGATTGTTTCATCCCCTCAGACGGCggcaattgtgagggattaaactcacctcctgatttttaggtcaggttaaagtTTAGGAAagaggttagggaaagataacgcgggctgaatcccgtaataacttatagaatgaatttgatttgtattgatagtgtggtaaagaatggttacaaaagatgtttctcttgatgattacaaagataaggAAATGTTTAAGAGATGATGTGAATGATCGTAAAAGTGAATAAGGGTTGAATCGAATCCCCGTCTTTAGTCCTCgactttctctttaaatagccttggacttctctTGATTATCTTTAACAgatctccgagatcttctccgtttgttgaggaatccgcaacagctcaTTTTGACCGAGTCATGCGCTCCTTCTGTTatgatgtgagcttcctcttcaccgtgacctcttcgaagattgcccttagcttccagcctccggTTTCGTATTAAACTTTAGCTAAGGTCGCCGATACGCGTTGGACTTTATCTCGGCCCAATACTTATTTTGGTTCTATCGTCAGCTAACAGCctatatttgggcccaacagtatTAACCACAAAACCTGAACATGTAAAGTAGCTCTTGAACAATATCCCCATATCCAAATGTAAACTACTCGTCTCACCCCCTCTTGCCATGGAGGTTGCTGAAACCTGTACAGAACATAACTCTGTAAAATCTCGGTCTGAATTTGGTATAAAGATCCCCACGACGGCCATATTTCACAAAGTAAATATGTAATGACAATAAGATTATTATCAAGATCCCTCATGGTCCCAAAAGCCGCCATTATTCCCATACTTCTCGATAGAGCCGATCCTAACAAAGAATATAGCTATGACTACTGATTCTAAGAAACCGCAGTACCAGCAACTAAAATCACTATTACTATTACTCCATTTTTCAACCTGAGCATAATTTTGTCCTGATAACCAAATGAACAATGAAGCAACGAAAACCATAAAGAAGAAGCAttctaaaaaaatctacttaaacaAAGTTGTTGcacatatctatcttattaaattagAAGTACCTAAAGGATTTGTTTGGTGACAAgtatatctattaaaaaatcttatgcttggaaacatgaatagtattTTAAACCAGATTTTCGGATGGGCCTTTGGCTAATCTATTAAGGATTTGTTGGTGACAGGGATATCTCTTAGAAATAACtttatgtttggaaacaaggatagcATATTACAACAGATTTACGGATGGGACTTCTGCTTAAATGAATGGGCTCtgcattaaatttaaaaaaacgaTTGGGCTTATATATAACTTAATCatcaacataaatatttattattgtaacatgtataatataactaattatttattattatcacatgtataattagattttattatCAAACATAATTGCCATACAATAATCATCTAAATTATttctgaaatatttatttaagataACTATTTATGATAAGtaagttataattatttatgataACTACTTAATTTCCATACAATTATCAtctaaattatttctaaaataattatttcatattcatgTATATAATTCACATTAGATTTTATTATCAAACATAATAGCTACTTAATTGCCATACAATTATAATCATAATTCTTTCTgaaataattacataaatataGATGTATATAGTTCAcatcataattatttatcaaatatttttcaaatatttggtGTAGATCTTctgaattgattttttttaccattttgaTCTCCTCGAGGTTTTATCTACAAATAtcttaacattaaatattataattatcatttaCCATAAAATTATCACATTTAAATCAGAAGATACTTGCTAATCACGGATTTATAGCCTTGAAAAAAAACGTTTCCTACTTTCCCgcaagaattaaaaaaaatactatatcaATCAAGCAATATAATTGATtcattaatcttaataaattcATATTCCCAAAACGTATCATACTTTCTCGCatcaatcaaataataaatcataacAAGAAATACAATTAATTCATTTTTCCTAATATATTCAACTACTCCTTCACAAAAGGGAAGTCATTAACTAACAAAATCGTAATATTCTGCAATTCGAAACttgcaaataatattttacctAAATACTTGCTAATCACGGATTTATAGCCTTAGACCTCAAGTCAAAATCGAGAATTAGAAATATTTTACGATGTAAATATCTCACTTACCTacataatcataaaattaaacacaatttttttaaaaaaaaaaattgaatacatTAAGTATATTCCTTATCTACACACAACTTGCTAACCAAGTTTTctatttactaattaatatttatttatcaaaaatatctcACCTACTTATCTATATATACACTTCGTTCTACGTTAAAAACATTAACATTCACATTgcaatcaaaaccaaaacaaaaaaatgatgacCTGTGTGATTCTCAACCCTGTCAAAGACTTGAAGCCATACAAGACAAAATGGCGATCTCAGGTTAAATTGCTACATTCCTGGCAACAAAACACTTCATTCGCTGGAGAAACTCTTCGGATGGTCCTAACCGATGAACATGTAAATTTTGAGTCGCCTACATCATCATTTCTCGTATGTTTATGTCTATAGCTAAATTACATTTTGTTGTGCTTATTTTGCAGGGTTCAAAGATTCATGCTACATGCAAAAGGAATCACATCAAAACTGTTCAACGTAAACTTTCTCTATAACTACATTTTCTCTTTCGCAAGCATCAGGCCAATATCGACCAACGAGTGAGAGAGAGCAGCACGTTAATCAGTTAAGTTTCACCAAACAGATTTTTTTCCCGGAAAAAAATACTTAACACGTTGTTGtgccatttttttttattatcgtCCACTAAAATTAGTACATTTCTAACTAGGCCAAGTAATATTATTTACCACAGTAATATATGAGTTTTAGAGGTTCTATCCATGAATATTTTTTGGTCaagatttatatataacataaacaaaaagaCCCGCCCAGTTGGGCGGGTTAAGatctagtttattattatttatagatCAACTAATAATCTCCCTAAATATCTCCTAATAACTACCATATGTctgattttgaatttaaatatcATTAATATCATTTTCTGTGCAACCATCACTAACAACTTTAGAATATCATATTATAAATCTACGATAACTAATACTCTCTCTGTCCCACtttatgtgatgttttaggttattacacatagattaagaaaaacacatattttcatgtagtttatcttggtaacataaaaatacattaaataaaactagtttaaccaataataaaaaagtacagtattttataattggtcataaaattcaaatcatattaaattctacctagattagtgagaacatcacttaaaatggaacaaaataaaaatcctaaaacaccacttaaagtgggacggagggagtataaataTTCATTAGTAGTTTACTTTTCTACGTAATAGTTGTCATATGTCGAAAAAAGAAGTTATCATATATAATACATTATTATTTCATTTCACGAGAATTATAGTGTTTTCATTCTAATTTTAATCGACAACTAACACATCAGCAAAACCAAAATTATACTGagacataataatataataatttaagaaaatatgtctacactattaaaagaaaatcattgtAAAAATTACTAGAAAATATTACTGAACAAtgtataactattttattattatttctgaCCGCTAATTACTCTaaccatataaaattttaaatattttaaatgactCCAATTGTTACTCTTTATTTAATTGATAcatttcttttctaaaatattttatcaccTAACATTATTGTTATTATGCAATATTGTTATACACCATATTTATGCTCAATATAGACCTACAATATttacaaattaattataaaagcgattatattaccaaaaaatacaattaagaattttgaaattttacagAAACCTGAAATTATaaccaaaactaaaatataaaacttaaaaaatatttgtaatactGAAAACATATCTTAAACACCCAAATATACACAAAACAGTTTGGGTATTTTGGATATCTGGACTGGAATAGAGGCTCAGGGGtccaaaaacaaaactcaaCAGGTATTTTGTTACATCTAGAACCTGAACATGTATTTTCATATTAGTTTCAGTTCAGTTTATGGGTCgggataaaatatatttatcttaaaaaaatatattagtgtacatacaaaatcttaaataaattaattcataaattatataatttaaacaaagtTTTTTATTCGACACTACgacttaaaataataataataataataataataataataataataaatattttataacatattaATGTTCAAATATTGAAATGTCTTTGATTGCAGGGAATGAGGTAATATTTACCCTAAAGTCAATCCAAGCCTTCCAtaaactaaacccaaaacactaatcattaaaccctaaaagaaaatataaaccataacccaaatatcaaaatatgtacATAATACATCATATGAAACATTATTGaaatagaataataataaacaaaatagcATAGTACATATTgttgttcaaaattttaaaatgtctatGATTGCAGGATATGAGGTAATATTTACTCTAAAATCAACTCAAACCTTTTAtaaactaaacccaaaacactaatCATTAAACCCTAAAAGGAAATAAAACTCTAacctaaatatcaaaatatgcaCGTAATACATAATATGAAGCACTATGGAAATAGAATAGTAACAAACGGAATAACATAGTTCATATTGTTCAAATATCATAGTAAAACCGAGAACTTACAGGAAAAATGAGGATGTCTCGACCGTAAAGCCGTCGTGACTTGTAAATTTCAGAACGGAGATGATATATGTAGCAGCGATTATGGATCTAGAAGTGGGAAATTGGTTTGGTGATGGTAACTCCATGATGAACATGAATATGGATAAGATGATAATAATTATGGAAAGAGagatattaattataaaaaatggtGACTGAAgatacaataaatataaatcacaGAGAAAAATTGGTGATAAGCGTACAAAGGAtaaggtggtggagatggaaaAAGAGTGGTGGTCATTTGATaatcaaaaaagaagaagaaaagtgtaTTTTCTCTTTCattatagtatatatttcataaataatggatgtattttttgttttggttagatATTTAGTTATGGGTTATTGTGTAGTTATACAGCCTAATTTCTCTTTAAATTTCTAGTGAAAAGTTAAAAGTAAAAGTACTAGGGAATGTTACTCTGAGAATTTTTATgcgatttttttcatttaaaagtACAAAAATTCCTACTATGTACTCACagatttttcttcatttttttagtAAATCGCTAGGTCTGGATGTGTTGCATGTGTAGTGTCCAGCAAGTTTCCAAAATTTTAACTAATCTTCTACCAATTGAGGCCATAAATGAAAGATTTTTCCAAAAGAAAGTATATGTTTTATGCATGTATTTGTGCATGTCTAGTTTTGCATGACATACGGCATCATACATTTTGCATGTCTCACCGTCACACTTGGCCCTTTAATTCAGAAAATGGATCATCGTGGCCGTaggataaaaaataataatcaggTGTACCCAATCTCACGCCAATTTAATCTCCCCCATCCAATACAAAATTAAACACGTAAGGAACAGTATCAAACGGGACAATCACAATCACAAAGCAGAAGGTTTGAAAGAGGTACTATCTCCATATAAAATAGGAAACAAAGGACCATCCAACCTCAGATTTTCCCTATTCTTCAGAGAAAGGGACGGGCATATATTAGCTGCAGCTAGGATCTCGCCAGTAGCTGATGAAGAGACGAAGAGCAACAAATAAATCTTCGGTGATGGTGACTGTTATCAATTCGAAACGATTCGAGACGAGAATTGTAAGGAGATTGATGAAGTTCGAGGAATTGCCTGGTTATTTGCAGGATAACGAGTTTATACACGACCATTATCGATGCCAATGGTCTCTCAGAGATACCTTCCTCAGCACCTTCTCTTGGCATAACGAGACTCTCAACATCTGGACGTACGTTTCAAATCTCCTTCGTGGTTGCATGactgatattataatttttttttgaaagttttcttgGTATAAACATTAGTTTAAAAAGGACAAATGTTTCCGGTGGAATTCGAACGAGCGACCTTGGTTTTCGTAAttaggatttaggattgatTCTTGGGTTTGTGATGTTGAAAACTTGGCAGGCACTTGATCGGATTTGTGTTATTTCTGTGGATGATGGTGGTGAGTTCATTAGAGACGACGGAGCTCGGCCTCGCTGGACTCTTCAATGGAATGTCCGGGTAAGAACTGCGAGGTCAAATTCGTCATTTCgtaatattgtttttgttttttatttttaatctaaaattaAACCGGCTTTTTGGGCGATAGAGCGTGGATAATTAGCCTCTCAAGCAATCAGCGTCTGCTTCATCATGTAAgacttttgtttctttgttatttttcaatttCGCGACTTATCTTATCTTCTGTGACACTAAGAATAGTAAAATGGATACACATACATTAGAACTTTGACATATATCTTTGGCATTTTCTGTAGCCACCATAATAGTGTTCAATTGCTACACATAATAGTGTTCAATTGCCCCCACCATGTGTTGTTTTCGATACGTTTCTTTGgatctttcttttgtttgtgcCCACCAACCTTTTTCGAAAATCACATTACCTTTCgtggaaaaagaaaacaattcaaATTATCTTCAAGTGTTCAGTTCATGTATAAAGTTCTGCCTGGACTCTTTTCTAACTTTAAAATACTTAATACTTTCAttgatttttatcaaataaataagcTGTTACAAGTTTCAAGTAATGGATCGAGGTAACAAGTTTTAAATCGGACTAATGATTAAAACTTTTAGATTATGTAGTAAAAAtcttaataaca is part of the Raphanus sativus cultivar WK10039 unplaced genomic scaffold, ASM80110v3 Scaffold0040, whole genome shotgun sequence genome and encodes:
- the LOC130500803 gene encoding uncharacterized protein LOC130500803 encodes the protein MNPTDQTTNPSDLNLPIQSDGSPNDGGSSLVTPETRRGDHRSGQQLPANARTSQTATGVTNPRSSGGTAPGLPVTENPQQQATPNQTEAQLSEIRQMMMQLVDKAQENERTMHQLAVRQQRFEEITRSLNVTAQPPQRQTPGVTFRDRLTDPSFPRGHLDFSPGSTVPEGRGSAFETPHTGTAPAFNPHHQCYGK